DNA sequence from the Nakaseomyces glabratus chromosome E, complete sequence genome:
GAAGGAGAAGGAAATGCTATTAGAATGGGATACACTCAACTTTTGCTTATGTTGATAGGCATAATAGTGATGAACATAGGGACCTAAAACCAGGAAATATAATAACTTCCATAGTTTAGCATTGTAAAAGCTGTGGTGGCTGTTTTGTTTCACTGCAATCTTTCTTGCAGGCGGATCACATCACCATCCGTTTTTAACAGTGTATATTGCCTAGGTAGCATCCATCATCAATACCCTTTATATCAGAGCTTTatacaaataatattcCTGGTCACACTTGAAATGAgagatattataaaaaactTCGGGTGGTATCATAAGTTTCAGGGTTTTTGGTTTACATACGAAGCCTAATTTGCCTTTTCTATTCTCCCAGAGAATTCAACTTTTGAGCAGGGACCATTGTTTTCGCGATTTTCAAAAGCAAGAGAAAGTTAGAGCAAATCACGAAAATCCAGAAGATATAAGAAATCTCGAATTAAACTTCCATAATAGGTCAATTGTCAAAAAAAACTCGAAACAACTTATTATTCTAAACGAATATGATCATATGCACATACCGTTCCACGAATATGAGAGTTTATACGACTATGGTGCAAGGCTTAACATGCCGCTCATACAGGCACAGAAGTATATAAACGAAGGAGAAGAGAAGATAAGATATAACTAGGTAGGTAACGGACTATTGTAATCTTTCAGGTGAAAAGAAACCGAGTTAGGCTTATTAGAACCAGTTTATCTGCCAAAGATAAAAGGTATAAAGGAGCCCTCATTGATAATAGTCCATGAAGTTAGACCAAAGTTCTAGTATCTTATTCTGTATAATAAAAGAGGATAACCAGTATAATTTCTATAATATACCCTTAGAGTTTTGAATTAATATCTTATCATCATGTCTTCTAAGTATAACTGGACACAAGAACTAACTACTCCACAAAATCGTCTTAGACTATCGCAAAACAGTGTGATAGATACTTGAACACGAATAGTAGTGATGGGGCCTATCTTCACTTAAACATTAGTGTAAAGcatattcaattttattgaccaaaacaataaaagtAATTAAAACTGTAATTACGAAATTTACATGATAAGTCAGATTATTGCACCCGATAtgtttctttcaagaagataatCTCATGGCCGTATAGCATATATAACAGTTTAGGGCAGTCCCAATTGTAAGCAGTTACATAGATTGCTAACAGGAAGCTTTATGATCTATGTAAAATCCAGTGTTCTAATCGCCTCTAAAACTTTTTTTAGCTAATGTTAGATTAATTCTAATACTACATTCCTGATAATCTGTAAATGATCACAAGAGAGTCTTGTTGCTCGAACAACTGTCCTCGATAACATCTCAAAGTTCAAAACCAAATTCTGTTGGTTAAAAATATTGTGATATTAAGTTTAGACTTATCAATGTCTTCAAAATCATACACTAAAATATCCAAATGTATAGAGGTAGTGTATTCGCAAGAAACACGGCCTAAGACAAGTaaattttcagaaataATTTTTAGTATAGATTATAGCTTTGATATCAAGCAAGATGTTATTGGTAATGAACATAACTATTATAATTAAGTCCAAGTAAAGAATCTCTTTTAATACAATAAATTGATCAGAATCGTAACTGGATTGATATCAGTAAAGCAGTATATATCAAAGTGCCCAAACAAAGattaaatgaaataaaacacCTTCACATAAGTTTCAATTGCATTCAAAAAGGTTTCCGAAAAATTTGTAGAATAGTGTCCAACATATTGTTATATCTAAAAAATAGTTTATCATCATATAGAGGGCCACATTGTTTATATAGTACATAACTTTCGTTTTTTTTAGATGTCCCATTTAGGGAGTCTGACTTGCAACAAAACACTGCTCGAAAATTTCGAATAATACAACTTAAAATCTGGTAGAGTTTATTGAATTTTAGGTACTGataaaatttttataatatgtTGAAAAATGGTATAACTGCTCATTGTCACATCCACTCAAATGTCGTCAACTATTAACGAATGCAATATAAAAAGACACTAGCTAAGTCagtatttcatttcaaatttgttgataCTCTGGAAAgtacaacaaaaaaaaaaagataatctAATTGTccttgaaaatattgaacaaTCCAGAAGCTAAACATCCTAGAcattcaaaaacaaaaagtttTTAGGGATATTATCTGACATTCTTTAgttattttaaaaaatacaaacagGTACATACATTATACATGTATATGACATATCGATCTTATGCCATCATACATGAATTTATTGAGATCCTATACTAATATTGGAGCAACCAATACTGTTATGATAGTCCAGATAAATATTGACGATAAATGAGCAGCCCTAAATCCTTCACCTTTGAATATCGATGGTACAGATTGCACACTAGTAATAGAAGTAGATATTGAAGGTGATAGATTACCattgccgttgttgccagaaccactgccgtttggagatggtgtgttgccgttgttgccagaaccaccgccgtttggagatggtgtgttgccgttgttgccagaaccaccgccgtttggagatggtgtgttgccgttgttgccagaaccaccgccgtttggagatggtgtgTTGCCGGtgttgccagaaccaccgccgtttggagatggtgtgttgccgttgttgccagaaccaccgccgtttggagatggtgtgttgccgttgttgccggaaccaccgccgtttggagatggtgtgttgccgttgttgccggaaccaccgccgtttggagatggtgtgttgccgttgttgccagaaccaccgccgtttggagatggtgtgTTGCCGGtgttgccagaaccaccgccgtttggagatggtgtgttgccgttgttgccggaaccaccgccgtttggagatggtgtgttgccgttgttgccagaaccaccgccgtttggagatggtgtgttgccgttgttgccagaaccaccgccgtttggagatggtgtgttgccgttgttgccagaaccaccgccgtttggagatggtggCCTAATAGTGGTAGTAATGGTTGATATTATTCCATTTGTGAAAGTAACCGTTCTTGTCGAGACTGAAGGTGTGATCGCTATATTACCAACTGGTGGGACACTGGAAGTACCAACATTGCCGTTGTTACTGGGCTTGCTGCCAGTCAGggtgatggtggtggtgctcTTGGAGACGGTTGTGGTGTATGGTGGAGGCAGTGAGAAGGAGTCGGAGTCGCCGTTGTTGCCGGGCTTGCTGCCAGTCAGggtgatggtggtggtgcctGTGCGGGTGTGgccgtcggagtcggtggATGGGAAGaaggagacgatgtctgttTCTGTGGTGGTGCTCTTGGAGACGGTTGTGGTGTATGGTGGAGGCAGTGAGAAGGAGTCGGAGTCGCCGTTGTTGCCGGGCTTGCTGCCAGTCAGggtgatggtggtggtgcctGTGCGGGTGTGgccgtcggagtcggtggATGGGAAGaaggagacgatgtctgttTCTGTGGTGGTGCTCTTGGAGACGGTTGTGGTGTATGGTGGAGGCAGTGAGAAGGAGTCGGAGTCGCCGTTGTTGCCGGGCTTGCTGCCAGTCAGggtgatggtggtggtgcctGTGCGGGTGTGgccgtcggagtcggtggATGGGAAGaaggagacgatgtctgttTCTGTGGTGGTGCTCTTGGAGACGGTTGTGGTGTATGGTGGAGGCAGTGAGAAGGAGTCGGAGTCGCCGTTGTTGCCGGGCTTGCTGCCAGTCAGggtgatggtggtggtgcctGTGCGGGTGTGgccgtcggagtcggtggATGGGAAGaaggagacgatgtctgttTCTGTGGTGGTGCTCTTGGAGACGGTTGTGGTGTATGGTGGAGGCAGTGAGAAGGAGTCGGTGTTGCTGTTTGAACTACCGCCATTTGGAGAAGGTGGGGTTACAGTAACTGTAACAGTTGTGGTGCTACCGTTGGATAAAGTAACCGTTCTtgttgaaattgaaggacTGACAATGCTAGGAGATGGgttcacagaagatgggttgacggaagatgggttcacagaagatgggttgTGTGATGGGTcagctggagaaggatcGGCCGGCTTGCTTGAAGGGTTGACAGAGGATGGGTTCACAGAAGACGGGTTAACGGAAGATGGGTTGTGTGATGGGTcagctggagaaggatcAGCCGGCTTGCTTGAAGGGTTGACAGAGGATGGgttcacagaagatgggttAACTGAAGATGGGTcagctggagaaggatcAGCCGGCTTGCTTGATGGGTTGACAGAGGATGGgttcacagaagatgggttcacagaagatgggttgTGTGATGGGTcagctggagaaggatcAGCCGGCTTGCTTGAAGGGTTGACAGAGGATGGgttcacagaagatgggttgTGTGATGGGTcagctggagaaggatcAACTGGCTTGCTTGAAGGGTTGACAGAGGATGGgttcacagaagatgggttgacGGATGATGGGATcacagaagatgggttAACGGATGATGGGTTGACTGAGGATGGgttcacagaagatgggttgTGTGATGGGTcagctggagaaggatcGGCCGGCTTGCTTGAAGGGTTGACAGAGGATGGGTTCACAGAAGACGGGTTAACGGAAGATGGGTTGTGTGATGGGTcagctggagaaggatcAACTGGCTTGCTTGAAGGGTTGACAGAGGATGGgttcacagaagatgggttgTGTGATGGGTcagctggagaaggatcGGCCGGCTTGCTTGAAGGGTTGACAGAGGATGGgttcacagaagatgggttgacTGAGGATGGGTTAACGGAAGATGGGTTGTGTGATGGGTcagctggagaaggatcAACTGGCTTGCTTGAAGGGTTGACAGAGGATGGGTTAACGGATGATGGGTTGACTGAGGATGGGTTAACGGAAGATGGGTTAACTGAAGATGGGTcagctggagaaggatcAACTGGCTTGCTTGAAGGGTTGACAGAGGATGGgttcacagaagatgggttgTGTGATGGGTcagctggagaaggatcGGCCGGCTTGCTTGAAGGGTTGACAGAGGATGGgttcacagaagatgggttgacTGAGGATGGGTTAACGGAAGATGGGTTGTGTGATGGGTcagctggagaaggatcAACTGGCTTGCTTGAAGGGTTGACAGAGGATGGgttcacagaagatgggttgTGTGATGGGTcagctggagaaggatcGGCCGGCTTGCTTGAAGGGTTGACAGAGGATGGgttcacagaagatgggttgacTGAGGATGGGTTAACGGAAGATGGGTTGTGTGATGGGTcagctggagaaggatcAACTGGCTTGCTTGAAGGGTTGACAGAGGATGGGTTAACGGATGATGGGTTGACTGAGGGGGAGCTGCTGCTggaagatgaggaagagCTGCTGCTGGAAGATGAGGAGGAGCTGCTAGatgatttattttcttgacTTGGTGTTGGAAGAGGTTCACATACATCTCTAATGGGGTTATAAAATTCACCTTCACATTTTTGTGTTGGCTGTTCTGGATCACATGGGACACCAATTTCGtaaattgtttttgtaaTAGGGACAATATTTCCTTCCTGTTTGTCAACAGTTGTACTAGAGGTTAAAATAGTTGATGATTTCACATCAGCGCAGTGGTAGTTATAGTTAATATTACCTGGACATTGCTCTTCATCAGAAGCAGAGAAAAAATAGCTGGTAAAGTCATGAATGATTTCCTTATTAAATTCTGtactgaaagaaaaatctaAAACTGCATTGTTGTCCCTATTCACATAGAACAATCTAATAGGATAGTATATGCcagaaacaagaaatacaGTAAGATCAGCTGTAGCCTTGTCAGTTCCCCAAATCGAATACGACTGATAATTACCAAAATTGTCTAACGTTGATTCGGCTCTACAACAATCAAATGCATTTCCAGCACCAAGATTCATAAATAACAAATCGTCGGCTTCAAGGTTAAACGTGTGGTAGCCGGTCACCTTTGGCTGAAAATAGCCATATAATATCATTGTAAAGTTTGTGTAAGTTAATGTGTTTTGATAATTGTAGTTGCTTGGAAGATTACCACTTAACACACGACAAGGATCGTTAGGCTTCAAGTCAATATCAATTCTTCCGTTTACTCCTGTAATGTCAGCGAGTTTGCGCTCTTTTTTGTAGCCTGACCTGGGGAAATCTGGATATTGGTAGGTATTATATGCACAGCCTGGTACTGGATGCCCATAGGAGTACAGTTTCACAGCCAAACCCGGCTGTGTTTTTAGTACTTGGGGTGAACAACCCATTGGAAAACTTGTCGGATCCTTGGATTTAGGAAAGTATTTATCACTTTGCATTGCACCTAAATTTTGGGCGTTCAATGCCTGCAGAAAGAACGTCCAACAAAACAGTGCTATTTTCCAGTTCATATTAGGTTCAAATAGTATGTTTCTTgtatgatatttttttttgtaattataAGAGAAAATTTCCATCTAAATTAAAGATGCCAAATTGGGTGTTGAACTGGCAAGAGTTCacttttatatatactttttttgtttttttttgaatgaatATTGCTTGCCATTTTGGATACTCAAATTATCATTACCTTACTGACTTAGTCACAAATAGCATGGTATCGTCAAGGTATTCTctttaatttgaaaatagtGGAGATTACTTATCTCAGTTTCCAAGTTTAATGAGGGTCTCGAagcttttgattttctATAGTTTTAAAATGAGACAGTTTACAAATACCTTCgtatctattttttttaaattatGAAAATAGTAAGTAATTTCATCACCGCTGTTAACTATTGCCGTGTAATTTATTAACTGGTATTCTTTTCCTATTCGTTTTATTTCAACTAAGGGTGACATATACAATACACATTACTCCTAATTTTGATCTAGAATTATCGAAAACCATAAAGACAACCTATTAGCAAGTTGTATAATCCTTGCTAATAGATTAGATTTTGATTAGATGTTGTACTTTTTCATGATTCAATAGCAACTAATGAAAGGTGAAGATTTACAAGGAGtaatataataacattAATTCTCTTAAAGAGGGgatcattttattttgttgatgATCGCTGTATCAGAAATCACATTGGCACAAAAGAAGTCTGGACTTCAGAAAAAAACCAAAGCCGAATTAGTAGGTAAAGATTGACATGCGCAATATTGTAGCATTTGGCTATCAAGAActgaatattattttattgttaAGCACCTGTTTGATGGTAAGATGTTATTACATAAAGTCATACAGAAACAAAAAGCCCCTTACATCTTTTTAATGGTCTTTGCCTAAATTAAAAAAGGGTCTAATCATTACCTGCATCCTGTACATGTGTGCTCATCTTGATTACAAATTAATTTGAATGAACCTCTCTCTTGGCAAGAAGTTGTAAAAGTCTCTTTATCATAAAACTTTCGAAAGCTGTCTGCTCTATCCCGATAAGAGCGTAATCACGCCAATCTTCTAAAAATTTACTATCCTTGTAAAAAGACAAGTACTCAGTTGCATTTGCATCATGCTATCACCACAGTGACGTAATACTATGAATGATAAGATATTATTTCCTAAATGACCCATAAGGTACTAATTTTTGGTCTTGATGGTGCTTTCTCTCCATGGGTAATCTAGCATTTGTATTTCATATGATAAGGATTTACCTTTCACATCATGTTATACGGAAATGATTTACCGTGTTTGTTTTGGTAGGCCGATACGTTAAACAAATGATAACAAagtcttcaaaaataaataaaaaggAACTTACTCTCATCTTTTAGGATCTAAATTTCCTTATCTgtaaaaaagaaaggtttTCCTGTATCGATTTATAGTGACATATAAGAATGAAACTACGAGAAATGGTAATAAATTGCCGCTACAGTATTGATTATAAGTCGAGATTAATACTATTTATTCTATATCCAAATCCTAGACAATTTTGTTAATAAAAGTATCATTTAGAAATCTCAGAACTCTTGAAAATGCGCATTTAATATTTCCCTCTATCCCCACTAATTATACTTGACtgtattgaaaaaatatccAAATATTGTATAAGAACTCATGATATAAGATTTCACCTATGTAGAGCACCAACTAGACACACACAGAGACACCAATGCTTAATTTGGTGGAGCCGTCTTCTTGAAGTCAAGTTATTACTATTAAGGTGGCcctatttttgatataatcTAATTACCTTGTGAACTCTACAATGAATTATTGTAGCGAGTGTTAGGTATAATACAAGCTATAGCAATATAGAGTTTAAATTTCATATAATTCTTCTGTTCAAATCAAGGAACAAACAAAGAGCCAACATGGAttgacaaagaaaaatcacCATCAAATCAACCATGTATAATTTAAGGAAATATGAAACGGTCGAGACTGCCAATCAGACAACTAACAATAAAGAATAGATTCAATGACTAAGTTTTATATTTCTAATCTTAGTGTAAATCTGTATATGGTACAATTATGCAAATCTTTGGAAAGCCTTGTGCTTTACCAGAATGAACAACATATAAAGATATTAccatattcaaaaattagTGTTGCCTATcattcaaaatgaaatctAGTAGTAATGAATACCACAGATATCATAAAGAGTTACTTTCAACCACAATTGAACTTTATTTGATGTTGACTGTATTTGTCCAGTTAAGATACCTATATTTTCCTTGTCCATGGTAACgtatattgttttttggAGAGTCTAAAGTTgggttttttttatcaatatcttcaggTAAAAGTTACAATCATTAGACGAGTAATATCCTCTATTACCACTTTGATTATGCAGAGGTTTAATATCCAATATTTGCTTACTTGATTTTATACCCACTAACCGAATTAGGAGGTTGTTCATCATGGTTTAACCCTTACTTTTGTGATTAGAACATTACCTaagaattatttttgtcTTAGAATAATGGTGTACTTTCCTCCACATTTCTATAATGGAAAGTTTCATGTTGTACGAGTTTTCTAGTGAACATTTCCTTGCATTAGAAGTATTAGCATTGGCTGGATGGAAAACGCAAAGAATGTGAAATTATTTTAAGGAGGAGggatttttgttttgacTAAATTTTAtgtaataatgaaaaatgcTAGGAGGTAGAAAGTTTGGTCTATAAGTTGGACCCCCCTTAAAGCAAAAATTATACAGAGTTTTTTAATAGTGACTACTACAGTGCTAATTTCCTGGCTTTCATTTAAAATGAGTAAATACTTTTGTATAAGCAAAGGAAGTGCTGCTTTGTGAATATTCCCCAAGCATGCACAAAATGGGAAGATAGATTATCTACATGGCATTTTGATAAAGCAATTACGATGCAGACAACTTTAAATATGGTATATCATTGggtaaatatattgaatttACGGTACATATATACCGAGACAATTTGCTACGCAACGAAATAGAGATATTAGCTTATGTTATTCATTGTGATGTGGTATACATACGACCTCACAGTGACTATGCCATAATCCATATATCACTCGTTCAGTTGAAATATTTCAGGTGTTAAGAATAATAATCTGCGTTGTTGTTGACATTGCCAAGGCAACAAGGTTCTCATCTTGCCAGGTACGCAATTAAAGACTGAAGAATCATTTACATCAATtcattaattattttatgTCATATTGTTGACTTTAGAACTAATTGTTGTAGTGGGTAATGATGAATATGTGATGTAAACTCATAGCGGTTCATAAAAGCCTTATCAGAGtacaatatatatcatGAAATTATGGAAGTTATTAGGATAAGGCAGATAATGCTTCATTaatctaaaaaaaatgtcaGCACTAAATCAAATTATCAGATATATAAATCCAGGTACATAAGTAGTAAATTCGACATATTATAATGGTGATAAAACTTAATAGCTGTAAAAGGGATGGATTATACAAACTGGGTTGGTATGATTTAGTAGGTAAAAGTAATCGGAATGATTGCAAAATATGAGTTTTTTTAcatttcaaatattatttagAGTTGCAAACTATATTATTGGAAAAAAAGAGCAAATTCATCATCCTAATTTCTCAAGTAGTACCTTGAGAAGCTAACTCTTACTTTACTTATGTAACCGTATATAACACAGTAGTTTGTATTATATCCTTCTGGCCTCTCAGCCACTACTGAATAAAGTTGTATTTTCGGAAGCTCAGTTTAAAATgtcaataatatattaggGATGGAGT
Encoded proteins:
- the EPA2 gene encoding EPA2 (CAGL0E06666g~Putative adhesin-like cell wall protein (adhesin cluster I); predicted GPI-anchor); the protein is MEIFSYNYKKKYHTRNILFEPNMNWKIALFCWTFFLQALNAQNLGAMQSDKYFPKSKDPTSFPMGCSPQVLKTQPGLAVKLYSYGHPVPGCAYNTYQYPDFPRSGYKKERKLADITGVNGRIDIDLKPNDPCRVLSGNLPSNYNYQNTLTYTNFTMILYGYFQPKVTGYHTFNLEADDLLFMNLGAGNAFDCCRAESTLDNFGNYQSYSIWGTDKATADLTVFLVSGIYYPIRLFYVNRDNNAVLDFSFSTEFNKEIIHDFTSYFFSASDEEQCPGNINYNYHCADVKSSTILTSSTTVDKQEGNIVPITKTIYEIGVPCDPEQPTQKCEGEFYNPIRDVCEPLPTPSQENKSSSSSSSSSSSSSSSSSSSSSPSVNPSSVNPSSVNPSSKPVDPSPADPSHNPSSVNPSSVNPSSVNPSSVNPSSKPADPSPADPSHNPSSVNPSSVNPSSKPVDPSPADPSHNPSSVNPSSVNPSSVNPSSVNPSSKPADPSPADPSHNPSSVNPSSVNPSSKPVDPSPADPSSVNPSSVNPSSVNPSSVNPSSVNPSSKPVDPSPADPSHNPSSVNPSSVNPSSVNPSSVNPSSKPADPSPADPSHNPSSVNPSSVNPSSKPVDPSPADPSHNPSSVNPSSVNPSSVNPSSKPADPSPADPSHNPSSVNPSSVNPSSVNPSSVIPSSVNPSSVNPSSVNPSSKPVDPSPADPSHNPSSVNPSSVNPSSKPADPSPADPSHNPSSVNPSSVNPSSVNPSSKPADPSPADPSSVNPSSVNPSSVNPSSKPADPSPADPSHNPSSVNPSSVNPSSVNPSSKPADPSPADPSHNPSSVNPSSVNPSSVNPSPSIVSPSISTRTVTLSNGSTTTVTVTVTPPSPNGGSSNSNTDSFSLPPPYTTTVSKSTTTETDIVSFFPSTDSDGHTRTGTTTITLTGSKPGNNGDSDSFSLPPPYTTTVSKSTTTETDIVSFFPSTDSDGHTRTGTTTITLTGSKPGNNGDSDSFSLPPPYTTTVSKSTTTETDIVSFFPSTDSDGHTRTGTTTITLTGSKPGNNGDSDSFSLPPPYTTTVSKSTTTETDIVSFFPSTDSDGHTRTGTTTITLTGSKPGNNGDSDSFSLPPPYTTTVSKSTTTITLTGSKPSNNGNVGTSSVPPVGNIAITPSVSTRTVTFTNGIISTITTTIRPPSPNGGGSGNNGNTPSPNGGGSGNNGNTPSPNGGGSGNNGNTPSPNGGGSGNNGNTPSPNGGGSGNTGNTPSPNGGGSGNNGNTPSPNGGGSGNNGNTPSPNGGGSGNNGNTPSPNGGGSGNNGNTPSPNGGGSGNTGNTPSPNGGGSGNNGNTPSPNGGGSGNNGNTPSPNGGGSGNNGNTPSPNGSGSGNNGNGNLSPSISTSITSVQSVPSIFKGEGFRAAHLSSIFIWTIITVLVAPILV